From the Oleiphilus messinensis genome, one window contains:
- a CDS encoding adenylate/guanylate cyclase domain-containing protein — translation MSASNYAVMFADIAGSSSLYKQIGDEPAKKAIFSCLALAENIICAHRGIVVKTIGDEIMARFDDPNDAIEAARNLQMQVDQNFSFDGAKMAMRIGVHYGPAILENNDIFGDAVNTAARMVSAANARQIVLSEPTVHALAQDLCALAHRFDFAKIKAFKESVPLYLIEWEATMGNVTTLMPVSRPATAESKRGFLVLQFEDQKHAVTADQTDYTIGREAQCDLVVPSPFASRKHAWVEYRRGKFVLVDHSTNGTWVRTGDNQDIFLKREELPLWGAGAISLGEPLENNVDYVIKFSL, via the coding sequence ATGTCAGCCTCAAACTATGCAGTAATGTTTGCAGACATTGCGGGCAGCTCAAGCCTTTACAAGCAAATAGGCGACGAACCTGCCAAGAAAGCGATTTTTAGCTGTTTAGCTCTGGCTGAAAATATAATTTGTGCCCACCGCGGAATCGTAGTCAAAACCATCGGCGATGAAATCATGGCCCGTTTTGACGATCCGAACGACGCCATCGAGGCTGCTCGAAACCTCCAAATGCAAGTAGACCAGAACTTCAGTTTTGATGGCGCAAAAATGGCCATGCGAATAGGTGTTCACTATGGCCCTGCGATTCTGGAGAACAACGACATCTTCGGCGATGCCGTCAATACGGCAGCACGAATGGTATCTGCCGCCAATGCCCGACAAATCGTCCTGTCTGAACCGACCGTTCATGCTCTTGCGCAAGACCTCTGTGCACTAGCCCATCGATTTGACTTCGCCAAAATCAAAGCATTTAAAGAAAGCGTTCCCCTTTACCTTATTGAATGGGAAGCCACCATGGGGAATGTGACAACACTGATGCCCGTGAGTCGGCCAGCAACGGCGGAATCAAAAAGGGGCTTTCTGGTATTGCAATTCGAAGATCAAAAACACGCTGTTACAGCAGACCAGACCGATTACACCATCGGCCGGGAGGCACAATGTGACCTGGTCGTGCCCTCTCCTTTTGCATCCCGAAAACACGCTTGGGTTGAATACCGTCGCGGCAAATTTGTGCTTGTGGATCACAGTACCAACGGCACTTGGGTTCGCACCGGCGACAATCAGGATATTTTCCTGAAACGGGAAGAATTACCCCTTTGGGGTGCGGGTGCCATCAGCCTGGGTGAGCCCCTTGAGAACAACGTGGATTACGTCATTAAATTCAGTCTTTAA
- the ilvD gene encoding dihydroxy-acid dehydratase, translating into MPTYRSKTSTHGRNMAGARALWRATGMKTEDFNKPIIAVVNSFTQFVPGHVHLKDLGQLVAREIEAAGGVAKEFNTIAVDDGIAMGHDGMLYSLPSREIIADSVEYMANAHCADALVCISNCDKITPGMLMAALRLNIPAIFVSGGPMEAGKTKLAEHNLDLVDAMVIAADPTASDELVEEYERSACPTCGSCSGMFTANSMNCLTEAIGLSLPGNGTTLATHSDRERLFLEAARNIVDITRRYYEQDDSSVLPRSIASRKAFENAMTLDIAMGGSTNTILHLLAAAQEAEVDFTMKDINELSHRVPQLCKVAPNTPKYHIEDVHRAGGIMGILGELDRAGLLHSDLPTVHSPTMKDALNKWDIMNSPTNEVKEFFRAGPAGIPTQQAFSQSTRWPTLDGDRAQGCIRSLEHAFSKEGGLAVLYGNIAEDGCVVKTAGVDEDNLQFTGRARIFESQDSAVAAILGDEVVAGDVVIIRYEGPKGGPGMQEMLYPTSYLKSKGLGKSCALLTDGRFSGGTSGLSIGHVSPEAGAGGAIGLVEEGDTIKIDIVERSINVDLTDEQLQARRAAMDAKGSAAWKPAQPRKRKVSAALKAYAMLATSADKGGVRNLDMLD; encoded by the coding sequence ATGCCCACTTATCGTTCCAAAACGTCGACTCATGGTCGCAATATGGCCGGTGCTCGTGCATTGTGGCGAGCCACTGGAATGAAAACCGAAGATTTCAACAAACCCATCATAGCGGTGGTCAATTCGTTCACTCAATTCGTCCCCGGGCATGTACACTTGAAGGATTTGGGTCAGTTGGTTGCACGTGAAATTGAAGCGGCCGGCGGTGTTGCCAAAGAATTTAATACCATCGCCGTGGACGACGGTATCGCAATGGGCCATGACGGCATGCTTTATAGTTTGCCTTCCCGTGAAATCATCGCTGATTCCGTGGAGTACATGGCTAACGCCCATTGTGCAGATGCTCTGGTTTGTATCTCCAACTGCGACAAGATCACGCCGGGAATGCTGATGGCAGCATTGCGCCTGAATATCCCAGCGATTTTCGTATCCGGGGGCCCGATGGAAGCGGGTAAAACCAAATTGGCAGAACACAATCTCGATCTGGTGGACGCAATGGTTATCGCTGCCGACCCAACGGCATCGGACGAACTGGTCGAAGAGTATGAGCGCAGCGCCTGTCCGACTTGTGGATCCTGCTCCGGTATGTTCACAGCGAACTCCATGAACTGTCTGACTGAGGCAATAGGCCTGTCACTCCCTGGAAACGGCACAACGTTGGCAACCCACTCAGACCGGGAGCGATTATTCCTGGAAGCCGCCCGCAATATTGTAGATATCACCCGGCGCTACTACGAACAAGATGACAGCAGTGTATTACCGCGAAGCATTGCCTCACGTAAAGCCTTCGAGAATGCCATGACGCTTGATATCGCCATGGGTGGTTCAACCAATACAATACTGCATTTACTGGCTGCAGCCCAGGAAGCAGAAGTTGACTTCACCATGAAGGATATCAACGAATTATCCCACCGTGTTCCGCAATTGTGCAAAGTCGCACCCAACACGCCAAAATACCACATTGAAGACGTGCACCGGGCGGGCGGTATTATGGGGATTCTCGGCGAACTGGATCGCGCCGGATTATTGCACAGCGACTTGCCGACCGTGCATTCACCCACGATGAAAGATGCCTTGAACAAATGGGATATCATGAATTCACCAACGAATGAGGTGAAAGAGTTTTTCCGCGCAGGCCCTGCGGGCATCCCCACGCAACAAGCCTTCAGCCAGTCAACCCGCTGGCCAACACTGGACGGTGACCGGGCACAAGGTTGTATCCGCTCTCTTGAGCATGCATTCTCGAAAGAAGGTGGCCTTGCTGTACTGTACGGCAATATCGCAGAAGACGGCTGTGTGGTCAAAACTGCCGGTGTAGATGAAGACAATCTTCAATTTACGGGTCGTGCACGAATCTTTGAAAGCCAGGACAGCGCGGTTGCCGCCATACTCGGCGATGAAGTCGTCGCCGGTGATGTTGTGATTATTCGATATGAAGGCCCCAAAGGCGGTCCCGGCATGCAGGAAATGCTCTACCCCACCAGCTACCTGAAATCAAAAGGCCTGGGCAAATCTTGCGCCCTGCTGACCGATGGCCGATTCAGTGGTGGAACCTCAGGATTATCAATCGGTCACGTATCACCCGAAGCAGGCGCGGGTGGTGCAATTGGTCTGGTTGAAGAAGGCGACACGATTAAAATCGACATCGTGGAACGCAGCATTAACGTTGACTTGACCGATGAGCAACTTCAGGCACGTCGTGCAGCCATGGATGCCAAAGGCAGCGCAGCCTGGAAACCGGCGCAACCACGGAAACGTAAAGTCTCCGCAGCATTAAAAGCCTATGCCATGCTTGCAACAAGCGCCGACAAGGGCGGTGTAAGAAACCTGGATATGCTCGACTAA
- a CDS encoding dihydrofolate reductase: MRKAIIAAMAENRTIGINNNLPWYLPEDLKYFKRVTLGKPIIMGRKTFESIGKPLPGRKNIVVTRNPEWQSPGVDAVQDLESAVSRAESAAMIEGTEEVMIIGGDQIYHLALPKVDRLYLTLVHAEVQGDAWFPELDWGEWQEVSRESFSAEGANIYDYSFVVFDRRQVKA; the protein is encoded by the coding sequence TTGAGAAAAGCGATCATTGCCGCGATGGCAGAAAATCGAACCATTGGAATTAATAATAATTTGCCTTGGTACTTACCGGAAGATTTGAAGTATTTCAAACGGGTTACACTCGGGAAACCGATCATCATGGGGCGCAAGACTTTCGAATCCATTGGTAAGCCGTTACCGGGTCGAAAGAATATTGTGGTTACACGAAACCCGGAATGGCAATCCCCGGGTGTAGACGCGGTTCAGGATCTGGAATCTGCTGTTTCAAGGGCAGAGTCTGCTGCGATGATTGAAGGCACAGAGGAGGTGATGATCATCGGTGGTGATCAAATCTATCACCTCGCACTGCCGAAAGTAGACCGTCTTTACCTTACTCTGGTGCATGCTGAAGTACAAGGGGACGCCTGGTTTCCGGAACTGGATTGGGGGGAATGGCAGGAAGTTTCCCGAGAATCGTTTTCGGCTGAGGGGGCAAATATTTACGACTATAGTTTTGTCGTGTTCGATAGGCGCCAGGTTAAGGCTTGA
- a CDS encoding CZB domain-containing protein — MSGKNVESLFTEGRLSVITFSTRDATFAIPLEQVRYIEKDVERNIKVDQQTQFNHEVITFQNRAVPLYDFCNLTGSKSATAQAEDLLDTLNAREQDHIEWVAELEKAIKTKTPFTKTTDPNKCAFGIWYNKFKTNDKDLEEVMEKFDQPHRRLHEMAAELLPLSEINQDEALAKLKRERTTTFGALRNLFENARERVTATVRPIIVFVEQGKNKISALRLDNIQDIQTYGLNDFSDDESTEGIMKRKSDEFLIEGYLRNGDGPPIILINCQPLKA; from the coding sequence ATGTCGGGCAAGAATGTCGAATCCCTATTCACCGAAGGACGCCTATCAGTTATAACTTTTTCCACCCGGGATGCCACCTTCGCGATCCCCTTGGAGCAAGTTCGCTATATCGAGAAAGATGTCGAGCGCAACATAAAAGTAGATCAACAGACTCAGTTCAATCACGAAGTCATTACCTTTCAGAACCGAGCCGTCCCCTTGTATGACTTTTGCAATTTAACGGGGAGCAAATCTGCCACAGCTCAAGCCGAAGATTTACTGGATACCTTGAATGCCCGGGAGCAAGACCATATCGAATGGGTAGCAGAGCTTGAGAAAGCGATAAAAACCAAAACGCCCTTTACGAAAACAACAGACCCCAATAAATGCGCGTTTGGTATTTGGTACAACAAGTTTAAAACGAACGATAAAGACCTCGAAGAAGTCATGGAGAAATTCGATCAACCTCACCGTCGACTCCACGAAATGGCCGCAGAGTTACTGCCACTGTCCGAAATCAATCAGGATGAGGCACTTGCGAAACTCAAACGGGAGCGCACAACCACTTTTGGCGCGCTTCGCAATCTGTTCGAAAACGCGCGGGAACGGGTTACGGCCACAGTAAGGCCTATTATCGTCTTTGTCGAGCAGGGCAAAAACAAAATAAGCGCCTTGAGACTGGATAATATTCAAGACATCCAAACTTACGGCTTGAATGATTTTTCTGACGATGAATCGACAGAAGGCATCATGAAGCGAAAATCAGACGAGTTTTTGATCGAGGGATATTTGCGAAATGGCGACGGGCCGCCGATTATACTGATCAACTGCCAGCCTCTAAAAGCCTGA
- the hisF gene encoding imidazole glycerol phosphate synthase subunit HisF → MGLAKRIIPCLDVDKGRVVKGVQFVDIRDAGDPVEVAKRYNEQGADEITFLDITASHEDRETMVHTVEKMASEVFIPLTVGGGIRTVEDIRRMLNAGADKVSINTAAVFNPEFVREAAERFGSQCIVVAIDAKKVSAEGETDRWEIFTHGGRKPTGLDAVEWARKMAEMGAGEILLTSMDRDGMKNGFDLGVTRAISEAVSIPIIASGGVGNLQHLVDGVKEGGADAVLAASIFHFGEYSIPEAKQFMADQGVEVR, encoded by the coding sequence TCAAAGGTGTCCAGTTTGTTGATATTCGCGACGCAGGCGATCCTGTGGAGGTCGCGAAGCGTTACAATGAGCAGGGCGCGGATGAAATCACGTTTCTGGATATTACCGCCAGCCATGAAGATCGGGAGACGATGGTGCACACCGTGGAGAAAATGGCCAGCGAGGTGTTCATTCCATTAACAGTGGGCGGTGGTATTCGTACCGTTGAAGACATCCGGCGCATGTTAAATGCCGGTGCAGATAAAGTCAGTATTAATACCGCTGCGGTGTTCAACCCGGAGTTCGTTCGCGAGGCAGCAGAGCGATTTGGCAGTCAATGCATTGTGGTTGCTATTGATGCGAAAAAAGTCAGTGCCGAAGGTGAGACTGACCGCTGGGAAATCTTCACCCATGGCGGACGCAAGCCAACCGGACTTGATGCGGTTGAATGGGCTCGAAAAATGGCCGAAATGGGCGCGGGTGAAATTCTGCTGACCAGCATGGATCGTGACGGCATGAAGAATGGTTTTGATCTGGGTGTAACACGAGCGATCAGCGAGGCCGTTTCTATTCCAATTATAGCCTCTGGTGGTGTTGGTAATCTTCAGCATCTGGTGGATGGCGTTAAAGAAGGTGGTGCTGATGCGGTGTTGGCTGCCAGTATCTTCCATTTTGGCGAATATTCGATACCGGAAGCCAAGCAGTTTATGGCAGACCAAGGTGTGGAAGTCCGTTAA